Proteins encoded within one genomic window of Oligoflexia bacterium:
- a CDS encoding response regulator, giving the protein MSDGDGLALLEKLRVGEFHYVPFILMSGAVTKEVLKNVVHQGADGVLLKPFSGDTLIKKISEAIANRE; this is encoded by the coding sequence ATGAGTGATGGCGATGGCCTTGCGTTATTAGAGAAATTACGTGTTGGTGAGTTTCATTATGTTCCGTTTATTCTCATGTCAGGTGCAGTTACAAAAGAAGTGTTAAAAAATGTGGTACATCAAGGTGCAGATGGTGTGCTTTTAAAGCCATTTAGTGGTGACACGCTAATTAAAAAAATCTCAGAAGCAATTGCAAATCGTGAATAG
- a CDS encoding PaaI family thioesterase, whose protein sequence is MIQEQSLQERYALKSICFGCGPANEKGLHIKSIVKGDKVIATWHAQKYHQAFPGVLNGGIIGSLLDCHSNWTAAWHLMEKTKLAEPPCTVTSEYAIKLMRPTPVDKPIELEAWIVESQNDRATVEAKLIVDGKVCATCRGIFVSVKPGHPAFHRW, encoded by the coding sequence TTGATTCAAGAACAAAGCCTTCAAGAACGATATGCTCTAAAAAGTATTTGCTTCGGTTGTGGGCCTGCCAATGAAAAAGGTCTTCACATCAAAAGTATTGTCAAAGGTGATAAAGTCATCGCAACATGGCATGCCCAAAAATACCATCAAGCATTTCCGGGTGTATTAAACGGTGGAATAATCGGAAGCCTACTAGATTGTCATTCCAATTGGACAGCAGCATGGCATTTAATGGAAAAAACCAAACTCGCAGAACCGCCCTGCACAGTGACCTCAGAGTATGCCATTAAACTGATGCGCCCGACACCGGTTGATAAGCCCATTGAACTTGAAGCTTGGATCGTTGAATCACAAAATGATCGCGCTACTGTTGAGGCCAAACTCATTGTTGACGGTAAGGTCTGCGCTACATGTCGTGGAATTTTTGTTTCCGTAAAACCAGGTCACCCAGCATTTCACCGCTGGTGA
- a CDS encoding cysteine dioxygenase family protein has protein sequence MENLKKKLLALKEDEFKPETILKFLQDANITKDSVKKYVHFEKATYTRNLVCKNAFFEMIILCWEAGHSTMIHDHAAQGCWMTMIDGLIMSDDFKYIAPASFTGSLEKISCASFKKGQSYYIDDTVALHSLRNPVKTHQRAMTLHVYSKPFSSCMAYDLQNKSVNELNLVYHSLQGKRGGPWPAKEINQAL, from the coding sequence ATGGAAAATTTAAAAAAGAAACTCTTAGCACTTAAAGAAGATGAGTTTAAGCCTGAAACTATTCTCAAATTTCTTCAAGACGCAAACATAACTAAAGACAGCGTGAAAAAGTACGTCCATTTTGAAAAAGCAACTTATACACGAAACCTTGTTTGCAAAAATGCGTTTTTTGAAATGATTATTTTATGTTGGGAAGCCGGACACTCAACCATGATCCACGATCATGCGGCTCAAGGTTGTTGGATGACTATGATTGATGGCCTCATCATGTCCGATGATTTCAAATATATTGCACCCGCATCATTTACTGGGTCATTAGAAAAAATTTCGTGTGCAAGTTTTAAAAAAGGTCAATCCTACTATATCGACGATACGGTTGCGCTTCACTCACTACGTAACCCTGTGAAAACACATCAAAGAGCCATGACACTTCATGTGTATTCAAAACCATTTTCTTCGTGCATGGCTTATGACTTACAAAATAAATCAGTGAATGAATTAAATCTCGTTTATCACAGCCTACAAGGTAAACGCGGCGGACCTTGGCCTGCAAAAGAAATTAACCAAGCACTCTAA
- a CDS encoding putative sulfate exporter family transporter: MNDKFKFSFVCVILVTLSFYLSGGVMLILGIITSLTMGNPFITYTKKLTPLMFGIAITGFGAGMELNKVLQAGAQGLIYTIIGIFLTMVAGIQLGKWLKVNQEASLLISVGTAICGGSAIAALTATLNAKNENTSIALVTVLLLNTFALLTFPMIGHALDLNHAQFGLWSALAIHDTSSVVGAALQYGSESLAIATPVKLARALWIIPVSLVIKYFYSDKKHTGDTKAKIPWFIPGFLLSATVVTVFPVLAETGRTVAFLSQKLLIVALFFIGANLTKASLKNIGVKPFIQGVILWVAVSVITLLAIRTGFIEWKI, translated from the coding sequence ATGAATGATAAATTTAAATTCTCTTTTGTCTGTGTAATTCTCGTAACTTTGTCATTTTACCTATCAGGTGGTGTCATGCTCATTTTAGGCATCATCACATCTCTCACTATGGGTAACCCCTTCATCACTTATACTAAAAAACTCACACCCCTTATGTTTGGCATCGCGATCACAGGTTTTGGTGCCGGCATGGAGCTCAATAAAGTTCTTCAAGCGGGAGCGCAAGGCTTAATCTATACAATCATCGGAATTTTTTTAACCATGGTTGCAGGAATACAATTAGGCAAATGGTTGAAAGTTAATCAAGAAGCATCGCTGCTCATTTCTGTTGGTACAGCCATTTGCGGTGGCAGTGCCATTGCGGCATTAACTGCAACGCTGAATGCAAAAAATGAAAACACATCTATTGCCCTTGTAACCGTACTTCTACTTAATACTTTCGCACTTTTAACATTCCCGATGATTGGGCATGCACTAGATCTTAATCATGCACAGTTTGGTTTATGGAGTGCACTTGCGATTCATGACACAAGTTCCGTAGTAGGTGCAGCTTTGCAATACGGCTCAGAATCACTAGCAATAGCCACACCTGTAAAATTGGCCAGAGCATTATGGATAATCCCGGTTTCACTTGTGATTAAATATTTCTACTCTGATAAAAAACATACTGGAGACACAAAAGCAAAAATTCCATGGTTTATTCCTGGCTTTTTACTCAGTGCAACAGTTGTTACTGTGTTTCCTGTACTCGCTGAGACTGGGCGCACGGTTGCTTTTCTAAGTCAAAAACTCTTAATAGTAGCTTTGTTTTTCATTGGTGCTAATCTTACTAAGGCATCGCTCAAAAACATAGGTGTGAAGCCTTTCATCCAAGGCGTAATTCTTTGGGTTGCAGTGAGTGTCATAACTCTTCTTGCTATAAGAACTGGATTTATTGAATGGAAAATTTAA
- the msrB gene encoding peptide-methionine (R)-S-oxide reductase MsrB, which produces MTDKNIKDNTYWRDKLTSEQFKIAREKGTERAFSGEYYDCKTPGTYTCICCESELFSSETKYDSGSGWPSFWNALDKKNIELNVDESHGMSRTEVLCGKCGAHLGHLFDDGPKPTGQRYCINSVSLKLNPKK; this is translated from the coding sequence ATGACTGATAAAAACATCAAAGACAATACTTACTGGCGAGATAAACTCACATCAGAGCAATTTAAGATTGCCCGAGAAAAAGGTACTGAACGCGCCTTTTCGGGTGAGTATTACGACTGCAAAACACCAGGTACTTACACTTGCATTTGTTGCGAGAGTGAACTTTTTAGTTCAGAAACAAAATATGATTCTGGAAGTGGCTGGCCAAGTTTTTGGAACGCTCTAGATAAAAAAAATATTGAACTCAACGTTGATGAGAGTCACGGAATGTCTCGCACCGAAGTTTTATGCGGAAAATGTGGGGCACACTTGGGGCATCTATTTGATGATGGGCCAAAACCTACCGGGCAACGCTATTGCATAAATTCAGTTTCGCTGAAATTAAACCCAAAGAAATAA